From the genome of Bactrocera oleae isolate idBacOlea1 chromosome 2, idBacOlea1, whole genome shotgun sequence, one region includes:
- the LOC106621319 gene encoding tetratricopeptide repeat protein 14 homolog isoform X1 gives MNTNYILRALSFHGQPMQKIWDDERGAGDIQQCGVPAHPDYTIYLERQKYFTFQDRAKRLKLHQFFARKALDLYDKELTSAEVEPNKIIENEQYIASLPPYELFVNRNKDKQKRCRCILKNINPGDIIYCMVTKLTTNMVKTLCMGEPMVRYLNDLPIKAYLTKNELDSNDKPRVFNKNDYVRCEVLETSVDAERIYLTLESMNEKNKNITLGVITYADLPKYYRNIDENKLEKYEDYMLKSKEFLNPNYDMLYEINGLDVNETYTFMTSLKHPFPRDEYAKELRRTQASKWAFRSVAEGIEHFKNGNHVEAFQCLNKALTIDPRNVEGLVARGALYANKGSFLKAVDDFEKALKLNTYHVNARKYMGETLVALGRRYEDENRIKDATKAYQDCLNIIPNHEQARLSLEAIQQRSGSQYFDNLAHLQGEEEDTLEKEKNSVPNSSSDDDSTSSDSGSETEHTDNEDIGKDGSLSPLSKRMALHVASLQKEEESKKQLNQPFYMTAYNVPPDSMPADTTHINEFRLDDDDTGSRVRKLLQEASKHKKEKKKIKKKKSKKTKKVSRKEKNAANILSKINFQEAYKAISSMNIENKLTENLQKYEKTIADIKKRQHELVQSIEAGMTERKRSETPPRAPSMRLPKHSTSNYSASSSYYASYPSTSAAAAAAAASSNERTKFSFQIKRPVKVDKFGLLRVATPLAQRSPSSRSRSHSRTRSRERPRYTRSRSRSLSRSRYRSRSGGRWNRRRSRSNSITYAGGRRRVSRSRRSSRSWSPYRRSRSRTPGRTRSRSRTVRSRRESPCGRRDYERTVSRDVRPSPPHHVNSKPGKSWPRRGGRGAARGGAFGNRVWRREDAVEERDSNGRWLHDKYEEGSETIKVDDGPSIEEIDEIINKAQKERKQEIIQRDKDILKKPTAGQF, from the exons ATGAATACGAATTACATTTTGCGTGCTTTGAGTTTCCACGGTCAACCAATGCAAAAGATTTGGGATGACGAACGCGGCGCCGGAGACATACAACAGTGCGGTGTACCTGCTCATCCTGACTACACCATCTACCTGGAAAGgcagaaatattttacatttcaaGATCGTGCTAAGCGCTTAAAGCTGCATCAATTTTTTGCACGTAAAGCGCTAGATTTGTACGATAAGGAGCTGACTAGTGCGGAGGTGGagccaaataaaattattgaaa ATGAACAGTATATAGCTTCGCTACCACCGTACGAACTTTTCGTCAATAGGAATAAGGACAAGCAAAAACGTTGTCGTTGcatattgaaaaacattaacCCAGGcgatattatatattgcatgGTAACAAAACTTACCACTAACATGGTCAAAACACTGTGCATGGGCGAGCCTATGGTACGCTACTTGAATGACTTACCAATCAAG gcttatttaacaaaaaacgaATTGGATAGCAATGATAAACCGcgagttttcaataaaaacgaTTATGTTCGTTGCGAAGTATTGGAAACATCTGTAGATGCAGAACGCATTTACTTGACTTTGGAAAgtatgaatgaaaaaaataaaaatatcacacTTGGTGTTATAACGTATGCAGATTTGCCAAAATACTATCG AAATATTGATGAGAACAAGTTGGAAAAATATGAGGATTACATGCTTAAGTCTAAGGAGTTCTTGAATCCGAACTATGATATGCTTTATGAAATCAATGGCTTAGATGTGAATGAAACCTACACTTTCATGACTTCATTGAAACATCCATTTCCGCGGGACGAATATGCCAAGGAATTGCGCCGCACACAAGCAAGCAAATGGGCTTTTCG CTCGGTTGCCGAAGGCATTGAACATTTCAAGAATGGAAATCACGTTGAAGCTTTTCAATGTCTTAACAAAGCCCTCACCATTGATCCGCGCAATGTAGAAGGCCTGGTCGCGCGTGGTGCACTTTACGCCAACAAGGGCTCATTTCTCAAAGCCGTAGATGATTTCGAGAAAGCTCTTAAACTTAATACTTATCATGTAAATGCGCGTAAATATATGGGCGAGACTCTGGTGGCGCTTGGGCGTCGCTATGAGGATGAAAATCGCATAAAAGATGCAACTAAAGCATACCAAgattgtttaaatattataccGAATCATGAGCAAGCGCGATTATCGCTTGAAGCAATACAACAGCGTTCCGGTAGTcaatattttgacaatttaGCACATCTGCAAG GTGAAGAAGAAGACACTttagaaaaggaaaaaaattcaGTACCAAATTCTTCAAGTGACGATGACTCAACGTCCAGTGATAGCGGTTCGGAAACTGAGCACACAG ATAACGAGGATATTGGAAAGGATGGTTCATTGTCACCGCTAAGTAAGCGCATGGCTTTGCATGTGGCCAGCCTACAAAAGGAGGAGGAGTCCAAGAAACAACTGAATCAACCATTTTACATGACAGCATATAATGTGCCGCCTGACTCCATGCCAGCCGACACAACGCATATTAATGAATTTCGG CTGGATGACGACGACACCGGCTCACGTGTGCGGAAATTATTGCAGGAAGCATCGAAACACAAGaaggaaaaaaagaaaataaaaaagaaaaagagtaAAAAGACGAAAAAAGTTAGTCgcaaagaaaaaaatgctgCCAATATTTTGAGTAAGATTAATTTCCAGGAAGCTTACAA AGCAATCAGCAGCATGAACATCGAAAATAAACTCACTGAAAATttgcaaaagtatgaaaaaacTATCGCCGATATTAAAAAACGTCAGCACGAGTTAGTGCAATCCATAGAAGCTGGCATGACGGAACGCAAACGTTCTGAAACGCCGCCGCGTGCACCTTCAATGCGTTTACCAAAACACTCAACATCCAACTATTCCGCTTCTTCATCGTATTATGCATCCTATCCAAGTACTTCGGCCGCCGCCGCTGCTGCAGCAGCTTCATCTAACGAGCGCacgaaattttcatttcaaatcaaACGGCCCGTTAAAGTTGATAAATTTGGATTGCTACGCGTCGCTACACCATTGGCACAGCGAAGTCCTTCATCTCGTTCCCGTTCACATTCACGTACACGATCACGAGAACGTCCTCGATACACCCGAAGTCGCAGCCGTAGTCTTAGTCGCAGTCGCTACCGTTCACGTTCGGGTGGTCGTTGGAATCGTCGACGTTCACGTTCAAATTCCATTACGTACGCTGGTGGGCGCCGCCGTGTTTCACGTAGCAGACGCTCATCACGCTCGTGGTCACCTTATCGCCGTTCTCGTTCTCGTACTCCAGGTCGCACACGATCTCGTTCGCGTACGGTGCGTAGCCGGCGTGAATCTCCTTGCGGTAGACGTGATTATGAGCGTACCGTTAGTAGAGATGTTAGACCATCACCACCGCATCATGTTAACTCCAAGCCAGGTAAGTCATGGCCAAGGCGTGGCGGAAGAGGAGCAGCACGCGGTGGTGCGTTTGGAAATCGTGTATGGCGACGTGAAGATGCTGTCGAAGAACGAGATTCGAATGGACGTTGGCTACACGACAAATATGAAGAAGGAAGTGAAACAATTAAAGTAGATGATGGCCCTTCAATAGAGGAAATTGACGAAATTATCAATAAGGCACAAAAGGAGCGAAAGCAGGAAATCATACAACGGGATAAGGACATATTAAAAAAGCCCACAGCAGGACAGTTTTAA
- the LOC106621319 gene encoding tetratricopeptide repeat protein 14 homolog isoform X3: protein MNTNYILRALSFHGQPMQKIWDDERGAGDIQQCGVPAHPDYTIYLERQKYFTFQDRAKRLKLHQFFARKALDLYDKELTSAEVEPNKIIENEQYIASLPPYELFVNRNKDKQKRCRCILKNINPGDIIYCMVTKLTTNMVKTLCMGEPMVRYLNDLPIKAYLTKNELDSNDKPRVFNKNDYVRCEVLETSVDAERIYLTLESMNEKNKNITLGVITYADLPKYYRNIDENKLEKYEDYMLKSKEFLNPNYDMLYEINGLDVNETYTFMTSLKHPFPRDEYAKELRRTQASKWAFRCSRCDNPNTLPFGPAICVDTHNLIQ, encoded by the exons ATGAATACGAATTACATTTTGCGTGCTTTGAGTTTCCACGGTCAACCAATGCAAAAGATTTGGGATGACGAACGCGGCGCCGGAGACATACAACAGTGCGGTGTACCTGCTCATCCTGACTACACCATCTACCTGGAAAGgcagaaatattttacatttcaaGATCGTGCTAAGCGCTTAAAGCTGCATCAATTTTTTGCACGTAAAGCGCTAGATTTGTACGATAAGGAGCTGACTAGTGCGGAGGTGGagccaaataaaattattgaaa ATGAACAGTATATAGCTTCGCTACCACCGTACGAACTTTTCGTCAATAGGAATAAGGACAAGCAAAAACGTTGTCGTTGcatattgaaaaacattaacCCAGGcgatattatatattgcatgGTAACAAAACTTACCACTAACATGGTCAAAACACTGTGCATGGGCGAGCCTATGGTACGCTACTTGAATGACTTACCAATCAAG gcttatttaacaaaaaacgaATTGGATAGCAATGATAAACCGcgagttttcaataaaaacgaTTATGTTCGTTGCGAAGTATTGGAAACATCTGTAGATGCAGAACGCATTTACTTGACTTTGGAAAgtatgaatgaaaaaaataaaaatatcacacTTGGTGTTATAACGTATGCAGATTTGCCAAAATACTATCG AAATATTGATGAGAACAAGTTGGAAAAATATGAGGATTACATGCTTAAGTCTAAGGAGTTCTTGAATCCGAACTATGATATGCTTTATGAAATCAATGGCTTAGATGTGAATGAAACCTACACTTTCATGACTTCATTGAAACATCCATTTCCGCGGGACGAATATGCCAAGGAATTGCGCCGCACACAAGCAAGCAAATGGGCTTTTCG
- the LOC106621319 gene encoding tetratricopeptide repeat protein 14 homolog isoform X2, protein MVTKLTTNMVKTLCMGEPMVRYLNDLPIKAYLTKNELDSNDKPRVFNKNDYVRCEVLETSVDAERIYLTLESMNEKNKNITLGVITYADLPKYYRNIDENKLEKYEDYMLKSKEFLNPNYDMLYEINGLDVNETYTFMTSLKHPFPRDEYAKELRRTQASKWAFRSVAEGIEHFKNGNHVEAFQCLNKALTIDPRNVEGLVARGALYANKGSFLKAVDDFEKALKLNTYHVNARKYMGETLVALGRRYEDENRIKDATKAYQDCLNIIPNHEQARLSLEAIQQRSGSQYFDNLAHLQGEEEDTLEKEKNSVPNSSSDDDSTSSDSGSETEHTDNEDIGKDGSLSPLSKRMALHVASLQKEEESKKQLNQPFYMTAYNVPPDSMPADTTHINEFRLDDDDTGSRVRKLLQEASKHKKEKKKIKKKKSKKTKKVSRKEKNAANILSKINFQEAYKAISSMNIENKLTENLQKYEKTIADIKKRQHELVQSIEAGMTERKRSETPPRAPSMRLPKHSTSNYSASSSYYASYPSTSAAAAAAAASSNERTKFSFQIKRPVKVDKFGLLRVATPLAQRSPSSRSRSHSRTRSRERPRYTRSRSRSLSRSRYRSRSGGRWNRRRSRSNSITYAGGRRRVSRSRRSSRSWSPYRRSRSRTPGRTRSRSRTVRSRRESPCGRRDYERTVSRDVRPSPPHHVNSKPGKSWPRRGGRGAARGGAFGNRVWRREDAVEERDSNGRWLHDKYEEGSETIKVDDGPSIEEIDEIINKAQKERKQEIIQRDKDILKKPTAGQF, encoded by the exons atgGTAACAAAACTTACCACTAACATGGTCAAAACACTGTGCATGGGCGAGCCTATGGTACGCTACTTGAATGACTTACCAATCAAG gcttatttaacaaaaaacgaATTGGATAGCAATGATAAACCGcgagttttcaataaaaacgaTTATGTTCGTTGCGAAGTATTGGAAACATCTGTAGATGCAGAACGCATTTACTTGACTTTGGAAAgtatgaatgaaaaaaataaaaatatcacacTTGGTGTTATAACGTATGCAGATTTGCCAAAATACTATCG AAATATTGATGAGAACAAGTTGGAAAAATATGAGGATTACATGCTTAAGTCTAAGGAGTTCTTGAATCCGAACTATGATATGCTTTATGAAATCAATGGCTTAGATGTGAATGAAACCTACACTTTCATGACTTCATTGAAACATCCATTTCCGCGGGACGAATATGCCAAGGAATTGCGCCGCACACAAGCAAGCAAATGGGCTTTTCG CTCGGTTGCCGAAGGCATTGAACATTTCAAGAATGGAAATCACGTTGAAGCTTTTCAATGTCTTAACAAAGCCCTCACCATTGATCCGCGCAATGTAGAAGGCCTGGTCGCGCGTGGTGCACTTTACGCCAACAAGGGCTCATTTCTCAAAGCCGTAGATGATTTCGAGAAAGCTCTTAAACTTAATACTTATCATGTAAATGCGCGTAAATATATGGGCGAGACTCTGGTGGCGCTTGGGCGTCGCTATGAGGATGAAAATCGCATAAAAGATGCAACTAAAGCATACCAAgattgtttaaatattataccGAATCATGAGCAAGCGCGATTATCGCTTGAAGCAATACAACAGCGTTCCGGTAGTcaatattttgacaatttaGCACATCTGCAAG GTGAAGAAGAAGACACTttagaaaaggaaaaaaattcaGTACCAAATTCTTCAAGTGACGATGACTCAACGTCCAGTGATAGCGGTTCGGAAACTGAGCACACAG ATAACGAGGATATTGGAAAGGATGGTTCATTGTCACCGCTAAGTAAGCGCATGGCTTTGCATGTGGCCAGCCTACAAAAGGAGGAGGAGTCCAAGAAACAACTGAATCAACCATTTTACATGACAGCATATAATGTGCCGCCTGACTCCATGCCAGCCGACACAACGCATATTAATGAATTTCGG CTGGATGACGACGACACCGGCTCACGTGTGCGGAAATTATTGCAGGAAGCATCGAAACACAAGaaggaaaaaaagaaaataaaaaagaaaaagagtaAAAAGACGAAAAAAGTTAGTCgcaaagaaaaaaatgctgCCAATATTTTGAGTAAGATTAATTTCCAGGAAGCTTACAA AGCAATCAGCAGCATGAACATCGAAAATAAACTCACTGAAAATttgcaaaagtatgaaaaaacTATCGCCGATATTAAAAAACGTCAGCACGAGTTAGTGCAATCCATAGAAGCTGGCATGACGGAACGCAAACGTTCTGAAACGCCGCCGCGTGCACCTTCAATGCGTTTACCAAAACACTCAACATCCAACTATTCCGCTTCTTCATCGTATTATGCATCCTATCCAAGTACTTCGGCCGCCGCCGCTGCTGCAGCAGCTTCATCTAACGAGCGCacgaaattttcatttcaaatcaaACGGCCCGTTAAAGTTGATAAATTTGGATTGCTACGCGTCGCTACACCATTGGCACAGCGAAGTCCTTCATCTCGTTCCCGTTCACATTCACGTACACGATCACGAGAACGTCCTCGATACACCCGAAGTCGCAGCCGTAGTCTTAGTCGCAGTCGCTACCGTTCACGTTCGGGTGGTCGTTGGAATCGTCGACGTTCACGTTCAAATTCCATTACGTACGCTGGTGGGCGCCGCCGTGTTTCACGTAGCAGACGCTCATCACGCTCGTGGTCACCTTATCGCCGTTCTCGTTCTCGTACTCCAGGTCGCACACGATCTCGTTCGCGTACGGTGCGTAGCCGGCGTGAATCTCCTTGCGGTAGACGTGATTATGAGCGTACCGTTAGTAGAGATGTTAGACCATCACCACCGCATCATGTTAACTCCAAGCCAGGTAAGTCATGGCCAAGGCGTGGCGGAAGAGGAGCAGCACGCGGTGGTGCGTTTGGAAATCGTGTATGGCGACGTGAAGATGCTGTCGAAGAACGAGATTCGAATGGACGTTGGCTACACGACAAATATGAAGAAGGAAGTGAAACAATTAAAGTAGATGATGGCCCTTCAATAGAGGAAATTGACGAAATTATCAATAAGGCACAAAAGGAGCGAAAGCAGGAAATCATACAACGGGATAAGGACATATTAAAAAAGCCCACAGCAGGACAGTTTTAA